One part of the Bacteroidia bacterium genome encodes these proteins:
- a CDS encoding T9SS type A sorting domain-containing protein — protein MNSAIRTSLNCILFFLGFHSMMAQDAPPLYISQGIEVSAQKLLLSLEGLSLNDQGNLRQDSSTFRFYSGDQEENQFLYSDASFYKLELALAGTSLKLESDLKLEENLFMESGLLNLNTHTLYLEGENSRIEGENEQNRITGTGMIEKQSFLSFPHLVKPGNMGMEISVEADLGLSTLRRIHKLSADNSLAILERKYELIPSLPADVPIAISLDYFEPENPFAQGESLIPLEEKQNQYGKLAYFTDRPFQNKMDILLPPVQKDWQLAITHKEKKPARGPQLLELGPNPFQHRLEIKWGNRADRATGVKLYASGGVLVYQQSISTYEGSFSLEKLGDLAAGMYVLKIETDSGMILSQTLLKGSQE, from the coding sequence ATGAATTCTGCTATACGTACATCCTTAAACTGTATACTATTTTTTCTCGGCTTTCACTCCATGATGGCCCAGGATGCACCTCCTCTTTATATCTCTCAGGGAATAGAAGTTTCGGCTCAAAAACTCTTGTTGAGTTTAGAGGGCCTTAGCCTGAATGATCAAGGAAATTTAAGGCAGGATTCCTCCACCTTTCGTTTTTATTCTGGCGATCAGGAAGAAAATCAATTTTTATATAGTGATGCATCTTTCTACAAACTCGAATTGGCTTTGGCGGGCACGAGCCTGAAACTCGAAAGTGATCTGAAACTGGAAGAGAATTTATTTATGGAATCGGGCCTGCTAAATCTCAATACCCATACCCTGTATCTGGAGGGAGAAAACTCTCGCATAGAGGGGGAGAACGAGCAGAATCGAATTACAGGGACAGGTATGATAGAGAAACAAAGCTTTTTATCCTTTCCTCATTTAGTAAAACCAGGAAATATGGGGATGGAAATAAGTGTAGAGGCAGATTTAGGTTTGAGCACCCTAAGACGTATTCACAAACTTTCTGCTGATAATTCTCTTGCCATTCTGGAGCGAAAATATGAACTCATTCCCTCTTTGCCTGCGGATGTGCCCATTGCGATTAGTCTGGATTACTTTGAGCCTGAAAATCCTTTTGCTCAGGGAGAGAGCCTCATTCCCCTGGAGGAAAAACAGAATCAATATGGAAAACTGGCCTATTTCACTGACCGACCCTTTCAGAATAAAATGGATATCCTGCTCCCACCCGTACAGAAAGATTGGCAACTTGCCATAACTCATAAAGAAAAAAAGCCAGCCAGAGGCCCGCAACTTTTAGAGCTTGGGCCCAATCCTTTCCAGCATCGCCTGGAAATCAAGTGGGGAAATAGAGCAGATCGGGCAACGGGAGTAAAGCTCTATGCAAGTGGAGGCGTATTGGTTTATCAGCAATCTATTTCTACATATGAAGGTTCTTTTAGTTTGGAAAAGCTGGGAGATCTGGCAGCAGGAATGTATGTATTGAAAATTGAAACGGACTCAGGCATGATTCTATCTCAAACCCTGCTAAAAGGCTCCCAGGAATAA